One window from the genome of Manis pentadactyla isolate mManPen7 chromosome 15, mManPen7.hap1, whole genome shotgun sequence encodes:
- the KMT2B gene encoding histone-lysine N-methyltransferase 2B isoform X2: MAAAAGGGSCPGPGSARGRFPGRPRGSGGGGGRGGRGSGAERVRVALRRGGSAAGPGGAEPGEDTALLRLLGLRRGLRRLRRLWAGPRVQRGRGRGRGRGWGPCRGSVPQEESSDGESDDEEFQGFHSDEDVAPSSLRSALRSQRGRAPRGRGRKHKTTPIPPPRLADVAPTPSKTPARKRGEEGTERMVQALTELLRRAQAPPAPRSRACEPSTPRRSRGRPPGRPAGPCRKKQQAIVVAEAAVTIPKSEPPPPVVPVKHRTGSWKCKEGPGPGPGTPKRGGQSGRGGRGGRGRGRGGLPIMIKFVSKAKRVKMEQLSLGFESGQGQEQHEESWQDASQGRVGSGQGEGPCWRKEQKLEEEGEEEEEEEKDKEEEDEEKQEKAVAKEETMLAEEKQETKLPSPPLTPPGPPPPLTPSPPPPPSTSPPPPLCPPPPPVSPLPLPSPPPPPAPEEQEESLPPVVPATCSRKRGRPPLTPSQRAEREAARAVPEGTSPPTPTPSTTMGGPLEDSPTMVPKSTTFLKNIRQFIMPVVSARSSRVIKTPRRFMDEDTPKPPKVEVSPILRPPVATSPLAPQEPAPAPSPPRAPTPPSTPIPLPEKRRSILREPTFRWTSLTRELPPPPPAPPPAPPPPPIPVTPSRRPLLLRAPQFTPSEAHLKIYESVLTTPPLGAPEAPEPEPPPTDDSPAEPEPRAAGRTNHLSLPRFAPVVVTPVKAEVPPPGAPAPNSGQQQPQAQLQQPLQALHTQPLPQALPPQQPQSPPQERARITSLGSLPLSGVEEKMFSLLKRAKVQLFKIDQQQQQKVASTMPPSPGGQMEEVVGAVKQIPDRGSVRSEDESMETKRERPSGPESPVQGPRIKHVCRHAAVALGQARAMVPEDVPRLSALPLRDRQDLATEDTSSASETESVPSQSQQGKVESSGPGGDSEPAGSGGSLAHTPRRSMPSHHGKKMRMARCGHCRGCLRVQDCGSCVNCLDKPKFGGPNTKKQCCVYRKCDKIEARKMERLAKKGRTIVKTLLPWDSDESPEASPGPPGPRRGAGAGGPREEVVASPGTEEQDSLLQRKSARRCVKQRPSYDIFEDSDDSEPGGPPAPRRRNPRENELPMLEPEEQSRPRKPTLQPVLQLKARRRPDKDALAPGPYASFPNGWTGKQKSPDGVHRVRVDFKEDCDLENVWLMGGLSVLTSVPGGPPMVCLLCASKGLHELVFCQVCCDPFHPFCLEEAERPLPQHHDTWCCRRCKFCHVCGRKGRGSKHLLECERCRHAYHPACLGPSYPTRATRKRRHWICSACVRCKSCGATPGKNWDVEWSGDYSLCPRCTQLYEKGNYCPICTRCYEDNDYESKMMQCAQCDHWVHAKCEGLSDEDYEILSGLPDSVLYTCGPCAGATHPRWREALSGALQEGLRRVLQGLLSSKVAGPLLLCTQCGQDGKQLHPGPCDLQVVSQRFEEGHYKSVLHGGRGGHPDEALGRRDPRAPGWRPDEGAPTEAARVCVRLVRRPRPQVLATEYPAAKTCQMLALPVHSGVLPNAVLPPSLDHVYAQWRQQEPETPESGQPPGDPSAALQGKDPAAFSHLEDPRQCALCLKYGDADSKEAGRLLYIGQNEWTHVNCAIWSAEVFEENDGSLKNVHAAVARGRQMRCELCLKPGATVGCCLSSCLSNFHFMCARASYCIFQDDKKVFCQKHTDLLDGKQRHLPPIPQEIVTPDGFDVLRRVYVDFEGINFKRKFLTGLEPDAINVLIGSIRIDSLGTLSDLSDCEGRLFPIGYQCSRLYWSTVDARRRCWYRCRILEYRPWGPREAPVHLEAAEENQTIVHSPAPSSVPPDHVDPLPDTDALIPGAPEHHSPIQNLDTPLRMDPSSAPPPVPRSFLGARIKVPNYSPSRRPLGGVSFGPLPSPGSPSSLTHHIPTVGDLDFPAPPRRSRRPSPLAPRLPPSRRASSPLRTSPQLRVPPPTSVVRALTPTSGELAPPGLAPSPPPPPEDLGPDFEDMEVVSGLSAADLDFAASLLGTEPFQEEIVAAGAVGSSRGGPGDSSEEEASPSPRYMHFPVTVVSGPALAPSALPGAPRIEQLDGVDDGTDSEAEAVQQPRGQGTPPSGPGVGRAGVIGSVGDRARPPEDLPSEIVDFVLKNLGGSGDGGAGPREEPLPPAPPLANGNQPHQGLPPNPADPTRTFAWLPGAPGVRVLSLGPAPEPPKPATSKIILVNKLGQVFVKMAGEGEPVSPPVKQPPLPPPIPPAAPASWTLPPGPLLGVLPVVGVVRPAPPPVPPPLTLVLSSGPPSPPHQAIRVKRVSTFSGRSPPAPPPSKTPRLEADRESLEDASQGLGLSGSGCSRVRMKTPTVRGVLDLDDPGEPTGEESPRPLQDRSPLLSFPESDPPRAPDGPPDLLLESQWHHYSGEASSSEEEPPSPEDKENQAPKRAGPHLRFEISSEDGFSVEAESLEGAWRTLIEKVQEARGHARLRHLSFSGMSGARLLGIHHDAVIFLAEQLPGAQRCQHYKFRYHQQGEGQEEPPLNPHGAARAEVYLRKCTFDMFNFLASQHRVLPEGATCDEEEDEVQLRSTRRATSLELPMAMRFRHLKKTSKEAVGVYRSAIHGRGLFCKRNIDAGEMVIEYSGIVIRSVLTDKREKFYDGKGIGCYMFRMDDFDVVDATMHGNAARFINHSCEPNCFSRVIHVEGQKHIVIFALRRILRGEELTYDYKFPIEDASNKLPCNCGAKRCRRFLN; encoded by the exons atggcggcggcggcgggcggcggtAGTTGCCCCGGGCCTGGCTCCGCGCGAGGCCGCTTCCCAGGCCGGCCGCGAGGCTCCGGCGGGGGCGGGGGCCGCGGCGGACGGGGCAGCGGGGCCGAGAGAGTGCGGGTAGCTCTGCGGCGCGGCGGCAGCGCGGCGGGGCCGGGTGGAGCCGAGCCCGGGGAGGACACGGCCCTGCTCCGTTTGCTGGGGCTCCGCCGGGGCCTGCGCCGTCTCCGCCGCCTGTGGGCCGGCCCGCGCGTTcagcggggccggggccggggccggggccggggctggGGCCCCTGCCGGGGCTCCGTGCCACAGGAAGAGAGCAGTGACGGGGAATCCGACGATGAG GAGTTTCAGGGTTTTCATTCAGATGAAGATGTGGCCCCCAGTTCCCTGCGCTCTGCGCTCCGATCCCAGCGAG GTCGAGCCCCCCGAGGTCGGGGCCGCAAGCATAAGACGACCCCCATTCCACCTCCTCGCCTAGCAGATGTGGCTCCTACCCCCTCAAAGACTCCTGCCCGGAAACGGGGTGAGGAGGGCACAGAACGGATGGTGCAGGCACTAACAGAACTTCTCCGGCGGGCCCAGGCACCCCCAGCCCCCCGGAGCCGAGCATGTGAACCCTCTACCCCCCGTCGGTCTCGGGGACGGCCCCCGGGAAGGCCAGCAGGCCCCTGCAGGAAGAAGCAACAAGCAATAGTGGTGGCAGAAGCAGCTGTGACAATCCCCAAATCCGAGCCCCCACCTCCTGTGGTTCCAGTAAAACATCGAACTGGCAGCTGGAAGTGCAAGGAGGGGCCTGGCCCAGGACCTGGGACTCCCAAGCGTGGAGGACAGTCTGGGCGAGGAGGCCGTGGAGGCAGAGGCCGAGGCCGCGGCGGTCttcccatcatgatcaagtttgTTTCAAAGGCCAAAAGAGTGAAGATGGAACAGTTGTCCTTGGGATTTGAATCAGGTCAGGGTCAAGAGCAACATGAGGAAAGCTGGCAGGATGCTTCCCAAGGAAGAGTTGGATCTGGACAGGGAGAGGGCCCCTGCTGGAGGAAGGAACAGAagctggaggaagagggagaggaggaagaggaagaagagaaagacaaggaggaggaggatgaagagaagcaagagaaagcTGTAGCCAAGGAAGAGACAATGCTAGCTGAGGAAAAGCAAGAGACAAAGCTGCCATCCCCACCCCTGACTCCTCCAGGCCCTCCACCCCCTCTGACCCcttcacctcccccacccccctcaaCATCTCCTCCACCCCCACTCTGCCCTCCACCACCTCCAGTGTCCCCTCTGCCCCTACCATCTCCTCCACCCCCTCCTGCTCCAGAGGAGCAGGAAGAATCCCTTCCTCCCGTGGTCCCAGCTACATGCTCCAGGAAGAGGGGCCGGCCTCCCCTGACTCCCAGCCAGCGGGCAGAGCGGGAAGCTGCTCGGGCAGTGccagagggcacctctcctcccaCTCCAACCCCCAGCACCACCATGGGTGGTCCTCTGGAAGACAGCCCCACTATGGTCCCCAAAAGCACCACCTTTCTGAAGAATATCCGGCAGTTTATTATGCCTGTGGTGAGTGCCCGCTCCTCCCGTGTCATCAAGACCCCCCGGCGATTTATGGATGAAGACACCCCCAAGCCCCCAAAGGTAGAGGTCTCACCTATTCTGCGGCCTCCTGTTGCCACCTCCCCACTTGCTCCTCAGGAACCAGCACCAGCCCCTTCTCCGCCACGTGCCCCAACCCCTCCTTCTACCCCAATTCCACTCCCTGAGAAGAGACGATCTATCCTAAGGGAACCCACGTTTCGCTGGACCTCACTGACACGGGAACTGCCCCCTCCTCCGCCTGCCCCTccgccagccccacccccaccccctatcCCTGTCACTCCATCCCGGAGGCCTCTGCTCCTTCGGGCCCCACAGTTTACCCCAAGTGAGGCCCACCTGAAGATCTACGAATCGGTGCTTACTACTCCTCCTCTCGGGGCTCCTGAAGCCCCTGAGCCAGAGCCGCCTCCCACCGATGACTCTCCAGCTGAGCCTGAGCCACGGGCAGCAGGCCGCACCAACCACCTCAGCCTGCCTCGATTTGCCCCCGTGGTCGTCACTCCTGTTAAGGCTGAGGTGCCCCCTCCTGGGGCCCCAGCCCCAAACAGTGGGCAGCAGCAGCCTCAGGCTCAGCTTCAGCAGCCCCTGCAAGCCTTACACACCCAGCCGCTACCCCAGGCACTGCCGCCACAGCAGCCACAGTCGCCACCCCAGGAAAGGGCCCGGATCACAAGCCTGGGCTCCTTGCCACTGTCTGGTGTGGAAGAGAAGATGTTCAGCCTTCTCAAGAGAGCCAAGGTGCAGCTGTTCAAGAttgaccagcagcagcagcagaaggTGGCGTCCACCATGCCG CCCAGCCCTGGGGGGCAAATGGAGGAGGTCGTGGGGGCTGTCAAGCAGATCCCAGATAGAGGTTCTGTCAGGTCTGAAGATGAGTCGATGGAAACGAAGAGAGAGAGACCGTCG GGCCCCGAGTCCCCTGTGCAAGGCCCCCGCATCAAACATGTCTGCCGCCATGCTGCTGTGGCCCTGGGTCAGGCCCGAGCCATGGTGCCTGAAGATGTCCCCCGCCTCAGTGCTCTCCCGCTTCGGGATCGGCAGGATCTCGCCACGGAGG ATACGTCATCAGCATCTGAGACTGAGAGTGTCCCGTCACAGTCCCAGCAGGGAAAGGTGGAGTCCTCAGGGCCTGGGGGAGACTCAGAGCCTGCTGGGTCTGGAGGGTCCCTGGCACATACACCCCGGCGCTCCATGCCTTCCCATCATGGCAAGAAGATGCGGATGGCACGGTGTGGACACTGTCGGGGCTGCCTGCGTGTGCAGGACTGTGGGTCCTGTGTCAACTGTCTGGACAAGCCCAAGTTTGGGGGCCCCAACACCAAGAAGCAGTGCTGTGT ATACCGGAAGTGCGACAAGATAGAGGCTCGGAAGATGGAACGGCTGGCTAAAAAAG GCCGGACGATAGTGAAGACGCTGTTGCCCTGGGATTCCGATGAATCTCCTGAGGCCTCCCCTGGTCCTCCAGGCCCACGCCGGGGGGCGGGAGCTGGGGGGCCCCGGGAGGAGGTGGTGGCCTCCCCAGGGACCGAGGAGCAGGACTCCCTCCTGCAGCGCAAGTCAGCCCGGCGCTGCGTCAAACAGCGACCCTCCTATGATATCTTCGAGGACTCGGATGACTCAGAGCCTGGGGGTCCTCCTGCTCCCCGGCGTCGGAACCCCCGAGAGAATG AGCTGCCAATGCTAGAACCTGAGGAGCAGAGCCGGCCCCGCAAACCCACCCTGCAGCCTGTGTTGCAGCTCAAGGCCCGAAGGCGCCCAGACAAG GATGCTTTGGCCCCTGGTCCCTATGCTTCTTTTCCCAATGGCTGGACTGGAAAACAGAAGTCCCCCGATGGTGTGCACCGGGTCCGTGTGGATTTTAAG GAGGATTGTGATCTGGAGAACGTGTGGCTGATGGGTGGCCTGAGTGTGCTCACCTCTGTGCCAGGCGGGCCGCCGATGgtgtgcttactgtgtgccagcaaAGGCCTGCATGAG CTGGTGTTCTGCCAAGTCTGCTGTGACCCTTTCCACCCATTCTGCCTGGAAGAGGCTGAGCGGCCCCTGCCCCAACATCATGACACCTGGTGCTGCCGCCGTTGCAAGTTCTGCCATGTCTGTGGGCGCAAGGGCCGGGGATCTAAG CACCTCCTGGAGTGTGAGCGCTGCCGCCATGCTTATCACCCAGCCTGCCTGGGGCCCAGCTACCCAACCCGGGCCACACGCAAACGGCGCCACTGG ATCTGCTCAGCCTGCGTGCGCTGTAAAAGCTGTGGGGCGACTCCAGGCAAGAACTGGGACGTCGAGTGGTCTGGAGATTACAGCCTCTGCCCCAGGTGCACCCAGCTCTATGAGAAAG gAAACTACTGCCCAATCTGCACACGCTGCTACGAAGATAACGACTATGAGAGCAAGATGATGCAGTGCGCACAGTGTGACCACTGGGTGCATGCCAAGTGCGAGGGACTCTCAG ATGAAGATTATGAGATCCTTTCAGGGCTACCAGACTCGGTGCTGTACACCTGTGGACCGTGTGCTGGGGCCACGCACCCCCGCTGGCGAGAGGCCCTGAGTGGAGCCCTGCAGGAGGGGCTGCGCCGGGTGCTCCAGGGCCTGCTGAGCTCCAAGGTGGCAGGCCCACTGCTGCTGTGCACCCAG TGTGGGCAGGATGGAAAGCAGCTGCACCCAGGGCCCTGTGATCTGCAAGTTGTGAGTCAGCGCTTCGAGGAAGGCCACTACAAGTCAGTG CTTCATGGAGGACGTGGTGGGCATCCTGATGAGGCACTCGGAAGGAGAGACCCCAGAGCGCCGGGCTGGAGGCCAGATGAAGGGGCTCCTACTGAAG CTGCTAGAGTCTGCGTTCGGCTGGTTCGACGCCCACGACCCCAAGTACTGGCGACGGAGTACCCGGCTGCCAAA ACATGTCAGATGCTGGCCCTGCCTGTCCACAGCGGAGTCCTTCCCAATGCCGTGTTGCCCCCATCCTTGGACCATGTCTACGCTCAGTGGAGGCAGCAGGAACCAGAGACCCCAGAATCAGGGCAGCCTCCAGGGGACCCTTCAGCAG CTCTCCAGGGCAAGGATCCAGCTGCTTTCTCACACCTGGAGGACCCCCGTCAGTGTGCACTTTGCCTCAAATATGGGGATGCAGACTCTAAG GAGGCAGGGCGGCTCCTGTACATCGGGCAGAATGAATGGACACACGTCAACTGTGCCATTTGGTCAGCTGAAGTGTTTGAAGAAAATGATGGCTCCCTCAAGAATGTGCACGCTGCTGTGGCTCGAGGGAGACAGATG CGCTGTGAGCTCTGCCTGAAGCCTGGAGCCACGGTGGGCTGCTGCCTCTCCTCCTGCCTCAGCAACTTCCACTTCATGTGCGCCCGGGCCAGCTACTGCATCTTCCAGGATGACAAGAAAGTGTTCTGCCAGAAACACACAGACCTGCTGGACGGCAAG CAGCGCCATTTGCCACCCATCCCCCAGGAGATCGTGACCCCGGATGGGTTTGATGTTCTCCGACGAGTCTATGTGGACTTCGAAGGCATCAACTTCAAGCGCAAGTTCTTGACAGGGCTCGAACCTGATGCCATCAATGTGCTTATCG GCTCCATCCGAATTGACTCCTTGGGTACCCTGTCTGATCTCTCAGACTGTGAGGGACGGCTCTTCCCCATTGGCTACCA ATGCTCCCGTCTCTACTGGAGCACGGTGGATGCTCGGCGACGCTGCTGGTATCGGTGCCGAATTCTGGAGTATCGGCCATGGGGGCCAAGGGAAGCGCCGGTTCACCTGGAGGCAGCAGAAGAGAACCAGACCATTGTGCACAGCCCCGCCCCTTCCTCAG TGCCCCCAGATCATGTGGACCCCCTACCAGATACTGATGCCCTTATCCCTGGAGCTCCTGAGCACCACTCACCCATTCAGAACCTGGACACCCCACTTCGAATGGATCCAAGCAGTGCCCCTCCTCCAGTCCCTCGCTCCTTCTTGGGGGCTCGTATCAAAGTGCCCAACTACTCACCATCCCGGAGGCCCTTAGGGGGTGTCTCCTTCggacctctcccctcccctg GAAGTCCATCTTCTCTGACCCACCACATCCCTACAGTGGGAGATCTGGACTTCCCAGCTCCCCCAAGACGCTCGCGTCGTCCCAGCCCTCTGGCCCCCAGGCTGCCACCATCACGGCGGGCCTCTTCCCCTCTCAGAACCTCCCCTCAGCTCAGGGTGCCCCCTCCTACCTCAGTCGTTAGAGCCCTCACACCTACCTCAGGGGAGCTGGCTCCCCCTGGCCTGGCCCCGTCTCCTCCGCCACCCCCTGAAGATTTGGGCCCAGACTTTGAGGACATGGAGGTGGTGTCAGGACTGAGTGCTGCTGACCTGGACTTTGCGGCCAGCCTGCTGGGGACTGAGCCCTTCCAGGAAGAGATTGTGGCTGCAGGGGCAGTGGGGAGCAGCCGCGGGGGCCCAGGAGACAGCTCTGAGGAGgaggccagccccagcccccgctACATGCACTTCCCTGTGACTGTGGTGTctggccctgccctggcccccagCGCCCTTCCTGGAGCCCCCCGCATTGAACAGCTGGACGGAGTGGATGATGGCACAGACAGCGAGGCTGAGGCAGTCCAGCAGCCTCGGGGCCAGGGGACTCCTCCGTCAGGACCAGGAGTGGGCCGGGCTGGGGTCATTGGGTCTGTAGGGGACAGGGCCCGACCTCCTGAGGACTTGCCATCAGAAATTGTGGATTTTGTGTTGAAGAACCTAGGGGGATCTGGGGATGGGGGTGCTGGGCCCAGAGAGGAGCCACTCCCTCCAGCACCTCCCCTGGCCAATGGCAACCAGCCCCACCAGGGCTTGCCCCCTAACCCAGCTGACCCTACCCGGACGTTTGCCTGGCTCCCTGGGGCCCCAGGAGTCCGGGTGTTGAGCCTGGGTCCTGCCCCTGAGCCCCCCAAACCTGCCACATCCAAAATCATCCTTGTCAACAAATTGGGGCAAGTGTTTGTGAAGATGGCTGGAGAGGGTGAACCTGTCTCCCCCCCAGTGAAGCAGCCACCTCTGCCCCCTCCCATccccccagcagcccctgctTCCTGGACTCTGCCCCCAGGACCGCTGCTGGGTGTACTGCCGGTGGTAGGGGTGGTCCGCCCTGCCcccccacctgttccccctccacTGACACTGGTATTGAGCAGTGGGCCCCCCAGCCCGCCCCATCAAGCCATCCGCGTCAAGAGGGTGTCCACCTTCTCTGGCCGTTCCCCACCAGCGCCTCCCCCAAGCAAGACCCCCCGGCTGGAGGCAGACAGAGAGTCCTTGGAGGATGCCTCTCAGGGGCTGGGGCTTAGTGGCAGCGG GTGTAGCCGAGTGAGGATGAAAACCCCCACGGTGCGTGGAGTTCTCGACCTGGATGATCCTGGGGAGCCCACTGGGGAGGAAAGCCCAAG GCCCCTCCAGGACCGGTCCCCTCTGCTGTCATTTCCAGAAAGTGATCCTCCCCGAGCCCCTGATGGTCCCCCTGACCTGCTGCTTGAGTCCCAGTGGCACCATTACTCAG GTGAGGCTTCAAGCTCTGAGGAAGAACCTCCATCCCCAGAGGACAAAGAGAACCAGGCCCCAAAACGGGCTGGCCCACATCTGCGCTTCGAGATCAGCAGTGAAGATGGGTTCAGCGTGGAGGCAGAGAGCTTGGAAG GAGCATGGAGAACTCTGATTGAGAAGGTGCAAGAGGCCCGAGGGCATGCCCGGCTCAGACATCTCTCCTTTAGTG GAATGAGTGGGGCAAGGCTCCTGGGCATTCACCACGACGCTGTCATCTTCCTGGCAGAGCAGCTGCCTGGGGCCCAGCGCTGCCAGCACTATAAGTTCCGCTATCACCAGCAGGGAGAGGGCCAGGAGGAACCGCCCCTGAATCCTCATGGGGCGGCCCGCGCTGAAGTCTATCTCCG GAAGTGCACCTTTGACATGTTCAACTTCCTGGCCTCCCAGCACCGGGTGCTCCCTGAGGGAGCCACCTGTGATGAGGAAGAAGACGAGGTGCAGCTCAGGTCAACCAG ACGTGCCACCAGCCTAGAGCTGCCCATGGCCATGCGTTTTCGCCACCTCAAGAAGACGTCCAAAGAGGCTGTGGGTGTCTACAG ATCTGCCATCCACGGGCGGGGCCTGTTCTGTAAGCGCAACATCGATGCGGGCGAGATGGTCATTGAGTACTCTGGTATTGTCATTCGCTCTGTGCTGACTGACAAGCGGGAGAAGTTCTACGATGGGAAG GGCATTGGGTGCTACATGTTCCGCATGGATGACTTCGACGTAGTGGATGCCACCATGCATGGCAATGCTGCCCGCTTCATCAACCACTCGTGTGAGCCCAACTGCTTCTCTCGAGTCATTCACGTGGAGGGCCAGAAGCACATAGTTATCTTTGCCCTGCGCCGCATCCTGCGTGGTGAGGAGCTCACCTATGACTACAAGTTCCCAATTGAGGATGCCAGCAACAAGCTGCCCTGCAACTGTGGCGCCAAGCGCTGCCGGCGGTTTCTTAACTGA